CCCGCCAAGCGCGACGCCGATCACCTGGAGAATGCTGGCGAGCCGCTTGCCCAGCCCGAGTTCGTCGAGCATCGGCTGCATCTCGGCAAGGCGGAAGCCGTTGGTCATCAGGAAGGTGACCATCTGGCTGCCATAATCCCGGCCCGCGACAAGCGTGGTGAATACCGGCCGCATGCCCGGCATGGTCGACATAGCAGCGCCGATCAGTCGTGCCAGCGCCGGGTTGACGTCGTTCGTCGCGCCCGAGCCGCCCTCATAGGTGACGGTCGCCGATTGCAGGCCGTTGGCATCGAAACTCGATCCGAAGAATGCGCCGTAATTGAGCGCGGAGGACCGCGACAGGCCGCGCTTGCTTTCGCTTGCGCCGTCATACCAATGCAGCGCTTCATTGCCGAAATTGTCGGCGACGAGGCGCCGCATCTCGCGCGTGGCGGCGTCGCGCCGGTCGCCTGCCGACGCATCGGGACCGAGCGGTTCCAGGTCGAAGGCCAGCGTACGAGGCTGCGCCGCACCGAATTTCGGCACGAACGGCGCAGCACCGCGCAACAGCGGATTATCCTCATAGCGCCGGTCGCCCATCGGATATGCGAAGCTGTCCTCGATCATGTTGTTGACGAAGTGCCCCGGGTCGGCGGTGCGGAGCGAGCGCGACGCCGTCATCAGGCGGGTCTTGATCCGTCGGCTCAATGGTTCGTAGCGCATGGCGCAATCCTCCTTGTGCGGGCGTGGCTATCAATAGCCCGCATAGCTGCCATGGCCGTTGGCGCGGCCGTTTGCCCGCGAGAGCCCCGGGTCGAAGCCCATGCCCAGGCCGAGCCCGGTTCCTTCGAGCAGGTCGCGCGCGATCGATGGAATCTGGATCGGGCGGGCGGTGACCTGCGGCGATTCGCGCGGCTGCGACATCTGCTCGACGCGGTCTTCGCCCATCGCCGAGTCCGCCAGCCACATCTCGCACGCGTTGACGAGATCATAGTCGGTCGGCTTGGACACGGGTGTCTGGCCCGACGCGCGCGCCGGCGGATTCTCGACATCGCGCAGCTCGACCATCGGTGCGGTCGGATCACGCAGCCGGTCGGTATGGTTGGCGATCCAGTTGGTGATGATCGCGCCGCTCGTCGCCAGCATGCGATATTTGGACGAGTTGCGGGCGCCGCCCAATTCGGTCTGGGCGATCTGGTCGATCACGCCCCACATGTCGCGAGCACCGAACGCCGCGCGCAGTTCCGGATCGCGCAGCAACGCAATCATGTCGTTGATCTGCTTCTGCAGATCGGCGGCGGCATAGAAGATCATGCCATAACCGCGCGACGACATGTTGACCGCAAGGTCGCGCGCCGCCTTCTTCACCTGTTGCTGGTTGATCGCGACCGGCAGCGAGGAGCGGATCAGGCGATCGACGCGGCTTTCGCGAACCAGCGACGACACCGACGAGACGAAGCGCAGCCACAGGTCCTGGAAGTCGCTATTGACCGATACACCGGGCTGACCGGTCGGCAGGCCAAGCGTCATGGCGTAGAAATTCTGCCGCTCGACTTCGCTCATCCGGTTCGGGGCTTCGCGCCAATAGCTGTAGAGTTGCGTGCCTGCGGGCCCGCGGATCAACGGAATCTCGCCGCGCTGCGACATCTCGACCAGCTTGTCGACGACCTGGAACGCCTTCAGCTCCTCGAATGCCGATGCGAAGATGAACGAGCCCATCAGGCGGCAATGATCGCCGACCACTTCGAACTCGGTCGTCGCTTCGAGGTCGGGCAGGTTGATCTCGAATTCGTGCATCGGTTTGTCGGCGCCGATATCCTGTACGCGCCCGAACGATTCCTCGACCTGCGGCTTCAGGTTGGGGTCCTTCGCCGAGATATTGCGCTCGACCAGCTTTTCGAAAACCTGCGCATATTCGAGGCTCGATATTTCCGGCTCGCGCGCGTCGCCCGCGACATTGACCGCGTCGGACATCGTCTTGAGGATCCGCACGGCAAGATCGATGCGCGTGGAGACACGCGCCATCGCCTTGACCAGCTGTTCACCGAACTCACCGTAGTTCGGGCCGGTGTCGTCGGCCTTCACCTCGCCGGCCGAATCCGCGATCAGGCGCGGCAGCGGCGCCTTCCACAATTGCAGCAGGCCGATGACCAGGCCGATCCGTGCGACTTCGCGGTCACGCGTCGCTTCGTCAGCATTGGCGAGCTTGGGAAAAGTCAGTTTGGCACTGGACGCGGGCGTGAAACCGCTATGCTCGACCTCGATCGGCTGCAGGCCGAGATGGTCCTGCCGGAGCAAGTGCCGCGCCGCGCCGAACAGCGGATCGATGAATTGCGGCGCCTTGGTGGCGGTGCCGTTCACCACGGCAAGCAGCTTGGTCAGGCGAGCATGTTCGGCCTGGTCGTCCTCGCCCAGCGTGCCGACCTTCTGCTTGCGCTGTTCGAGCATCTGCCAGTCGGCGCGGACGTCGCTCCGCGCAGTGTTTTCGCGATCGCGAATGTCGAAGAAATTGACGTTGACGATCTTGATGCCGCCGCTGCCGCCCCCTCCGGATGCACCGCCGGATGGCGACGCGGGAGAAGCGGGTTGGGTCGGGGTTGTCGAGGTGGCCATGTCGGTGTTCCTTTCGAAGAGAGTATGGGTGTCGGTTCAGTGCCGGGCGGAGGGTGGATCAGCCGTCATCGGCACCTCCCAATTCAGTCGTTTCATCGGCGTCGAGCGCCTGATCGAGCAGTTCGAGCGCGCGCGCGGCATCAAGCACGCCCGCGCCATTGCCGGGGCCGACGTCGCCGCGGTGCGGTTGCGCGCTGTCGATCAGCAATGACTTGATCGTCGCCGGGTCGAGCGCGGCGGCGCGGGTGTTGGCGCGCGCGACAAGCAAGGCGGCGGCACCGGCGACGAAGGGCGCGGCGAAGCTGGTACCGGTCGCGCTCTGATAACCATCGAGCGACGCGGTCCGGACGCGCTCGCCGGGCGCGCAAAGCGCGACGTGCTTGCCATGCGTCGAGAAGCTGCTGACCGACCGGTCGAGCGCAACCGAACCGACCGCGATGACATCGGGAAATGCCGCGGGCCAATAGATATGGTCGTCGCCGCTATTGCCCGATGCCGCGACCAGCGCGCAGCCACGCGCGGTCGCGAAAGCCACCGCCTCGGCATGTGGTTTCGGCGCGCCGGGTTCGAGCGCGTCATCCTCGGTGCCAAAGCTGCAATTAATGACTTTCGCGCCGAGCTGCGCCGCCATGACCAGCGCCATGTCGAGATCGCTGAGCGCGCCGACGCCCACCGCGGCATCGCGCCCGGGGAAGCGCGCGGCGCCCAGCGCGCGCAACGGGAGCATGCGGCAGTCGCCGCCAAGGCCCGGCGGCATCTCGCTGCCGCACCCGCCGATGATCCCGGCACAGCCCGTGCCATGGCCGACATAGCGGTCGGTGGGGTTGGTATCGGCACCCTGATTGTCGCCGAGCAACGCGACGCCGCCGGCCAGTTCGCCCTTGCCCAGTTGCACCGTGTCATAGCCA
This portion of the Sphingomonas sp. So64.6b genome encodes:
- a CDS encoding S8 family serine peptidase → MSVSRAILPWAHRSGAYALPTSLLVRLKLGEVPAGIPAALDVRRKAALPADSTGHGALDRVVSSFGSHVQVSRLHAAARALRNVGARNMGYSEEEEVSGIARVLRFDVAEGTHVGSLAISLMQLDLVESAIPNYITTVGLDGPDMPRRPSGDDDGWDPRDLVNARRALAYEGGDASVIVGVVDSGLALEHPEFAGRLRHGYDTVQLGKGELAGGVALLGDNQGADTNPTDRYVGHGTGCAGIIGGCGSEMPPGLGGDCRMLPLRALGAARFPGRDAAVGVGALSDLDMALVMAAQLGAKVINCSFGTEDDALEPGAPKPHAEAVAFATARGCALVAASGNSGDDHIYWPAAFPDVIAVGSVALDRSVSSFSTHGKHVALCAPGERVRTASLDGYQSATGTSFAAPFVAGAAALLVARANTRAAALDPATIKSLLIDSAQPHRGDVGPGNGAGVLDAARALELLDQALDADETTELGGADDG